In Malus sylvestris chromosome 15, drMalSylv7.2, whole genome shotgun sequence, a single genomic region encodes these proteins:
- the LOC126604655 gene encoding uncharacterized protein LOC126604655: protein MSWLAKSIANSLKLDDDGDGDYDGPNPSSHNGTDPNSTRPESNSPSAPTVKGDISELTKTLTRQFWGVASFLAPPPDPTTPPPPPNPSDPAHPSDPEPSEEDVISGIRSDFAEIGGKFKTGISKLSSNIAVSEFTKIASNLLQFGSEEEAEAAGAAFGVTQEVLAFVRNISMHPETWLDFPLSDDDEDSDDFELSDVQQEHALAVERLAPSLAALRIELCPEHMCESHFWMIYFVLLHPRLTKHDAELLSTPKIVEARAMLSHQLKKATNENSETDPSGSSTTYVKGVSDFPKEQHLSVPPSAQSDFAPPNMSTIRSAPLPQAVDVETDKHPIQSSETQIIDKPVIEEGPVKETKYQLPLSNFSSKVVDEKYEDDGDDWLKEETSEMDGVGGTSIPVENDEDVSFSDLEEDDGDAPASYKVTSGSDSSTRDSRDWVQLTRASADSDKDSNSVEIRHSGSGQVSARNLETKESNDWLDVEDIDVI from the exons ATGTCATGGCTGGCTAAATCCATTGCCAACTCACTCAAGCTCGACGACGACGGCGACGGTGATTACGATGGCCCAAACCCTAGCTCCCACAATGGTACAGACCCAAATTCAACCCGACCCGAATCCAATTCACCGTCGGCTCCCACCGTCAAAGGCGACATCTCCGAGCtaaccaaaaccctaactcGCCAGTTCTGGGGCGTCGCCTCCTTCCTCGCCCCGCCTCCCGATCCCACTACCCCTCCTCCTCCCCCCAACCCGTCCGATCCGGCCCATCCCTCCGATCCCGAACCTTCCGAGGAGGACGTGATCTCCGGAATCCGCAGCGACTTCGCGGAGATCGGCGGGAAGTTCAAGACCGGGATCTCGAAGCTGTCGAGTAACATAGCGGTTTCGGAGTTCACTAAGATCGCTTCGAATTTGCTTCAGTTTGGATCGGAAGAGGAGGCGGAGGCAGCTGGTGCTGCTTTTGGTGTGACCCAGGAAGTTCTCGCGTTTGTCAGGAATATCTCTATGCATCCGGAGACTTGGCTCGATTTCCCTCTCTCTGACGACGACGAAGACTCAGATG ATTTTGAATTGTCTGATGTTCAACAAGAGCATGCTCTGGCTGTTGAGCGGCTTGCACCATCATTGGCTGCTCTCAGAATTGAACTTTGCCCTGAGCATATGTGCGAGTCTCACTTTTGGATGATTTATTTCGTGCTCTTGCACCCTAGACTCACTAAACATGATGCCGAGCTTTTATCTACACCTAAG ATAGTGGAAGCTAGAGCCATGTTGTCTCATCAGCTTAAGAAGGCAACTAATGAAAATTCAGAGACAGACCCTTCAGGAAGTAGCACTACTTATGTGAAAGGAGTTTCCGATTTCCCAAAAGAACAGCATCTTTCTGTGCCACCTAGTGCTCAATCTGACTTTGCACCACCCAATATGTCTACCATCAGATCAGCTCCTCTCCCACAGGCAGTTGATGTCGAGACAGACAAGCACCCAATTCAGAGTAGCGAAACCCAAATTATTGACAAGCCTGTTATTGAGGAAGGACCAGTAAAAGAGACAAAATATCAACTGCCACTCTCTAATTTTTCCTCTAAAGTTGTGGATGAGAAATATGAGGATGATGGTGATGATTGGTTGAAAGAGGAAACTTCAGAGATGGATGGTGTTGGTGGAACCTCCATCCCTGTAGAGAATGATGAGGATGTATCATTCAGTGATCTGGAGGAGGATGATGGAGACGCACCAGCAAGTTACAAGGTCACATCCGGATCTGATTCGTCGACAAGAGACTCAAGAGATTGGGTTCAACTTACCAGAGCCTCTGCCGATTCAGATAAGGACAGCAACTCTGTTGAGATTAGACATTCTGGGTCTGGCCAGGTAAGTGCTCGTAACTTGGAGACCAAGGAATCTAATGACTGGCTTGATGTTGAAGACATTGATGTTATATGA